In Dyadobacter subterraneus, a single genomic region encodes these proteins:
- a CDS encoding gluconokinase has protein sequence MSFIIGVDIGTTNVKTTAFDTKTAAILASHSEGYEMLHPQPEWSEQNPDDIFKAVCHSIQVVSETCKPQGETLGVCFSTAMHSIMAMDEDGLQLTNLIIWADNRSAEIAEKLRASKEGKKMYQNNGTPIHAMTPLCKLIWLKENEKKIFKAAKRFIGIKEYIVYRLTGNFVIDYSIASATGLFNIKDKKWDDWTLNQIGLDESYLSEAVSPYHIEKLPANNGFKLSAGVPLIMGASDGCLANLGSGAILPGAMAVTIGTSGAARICSDVPYLDTNMRTFCYILDEKTYVIGGPSNNGAVVFQWLKETFFTDSDFNQVFDEAAKINAGSDGLLFYPYLLGERAPIWSSAVRGGFLGLDIQHTKPHFARAVMEGILLNLFSIGKILLETQKVKTIYANGGFAHSPLWVQMLADVFGIEVALNDTVDTGTVGAAMVGLKALGVVEKLSDLQYFTPVSTIFKVDKKVHKEYVSVYEKFGKGTIGVLANAGIENN, from the coding sequence ATGTCATTTATAATTGGTGTTGATATAGGTACGACAAACGTTAAAACCACTGCTTTTGACACAAAAACGGCCGCAATTCTTGCTTCACACAGCGAAGGTTATGAAATGCTTCATCCACAACCCGAATGGAGCGAACAAAATCCGGATGACATTTTTAAAGCGGTTTGCCATTCAATTCAGGTTGTCAGCGAAACCTGTAAACCGCAGGGAGAAACCCTTGGCGTATGTTTCAGCACGGCCATGCACAGTATTATGGCGATGGATGAAGATGGGTTACAATTGACGAACCTTATCATTTGGGCCGATAACCGGAGTGCGGAAATTGCCGAAAAATTGCGTGCATCGAAGGAAGGGAAAAAGATGTATCAAAATAATGGTACGCCAATTCACGCCATGACGCCACTTTGCAAGTTGATCTGGCTGAAAGAAAATGAAAAGAAGATTTTCAAGGCTGCAAAAAGATTTATCGGAATCAAAGAATATATCGTTTATCGTCTTACAGGCAATTTTGTCATTGATTATTCGATCGCTTCGGCAACCGGATTGTTCAATATAAAAGATAAAAAATGGGATGACTGGACGCTGAATCAAATTGGACTCGACGAAAGTTATTTGTCGGAAGCAGTTTCTCCATATCATATTGAAAAATTACCAGCCAATAATGGTTTTAAACTTTCTGCCGGCGTTCCCTTAATTATGGGTGCTAGTGACGGCTGTCTGGCAAATCTGGGAAGCGGAGCAATTTTGCCTGGCGCTATGGCTGTCACAATTGGTACAAGCGGAGCTGCCAGGATTTGTTCGGACGTGCCGTATCTGGACACCAATATGCGTACGTTTTGTTATATTCTGGATGAAAAAACCTACGTCATCGGCGGACCTTCAAATAACGGCGCTGTTGTTTTTCAATGGTTGAAAGAAACCTTTTTTACAGACAGCGATTTTAATCAGGTTTTCGACGAAGCGGCGAAAATTAATGCCGGCTCAGACGGACTTTTGTTCTATCCTTATCTTTTAGGTGAACGCGCTCCGATATGGAGTTCTGCGGTAAGAGGCGGATTCCTTGGGCTCGATATTCAACATACAAAACCGCATTTTGCACGCGCTGTGATGGAAGGAATTTTGCTGAATCTATTCAGTATCGGTAAAATTTTGCTTGAAACACAAAAGGTAAAAACGATTTATGCCAACGGCGGTTTTGCGCATAGCCCCTTATGGGTACAAATGCTTGCAGATGTTTTCGGAATTGAAGTGGCTTTAAATGATACGGTTGATACCGGAACGGTAGGAGCGGCGATGGTGGGATTGAAGGCTTTGGGCGTGGTTGAGAAATTATCTGATCTGCAATATTTTACACCGGTCAGCACGATATTTAAAGTTGATAAAAAAGTGCACAAAGAATATGTTTCCGTTTACGAAAAATTCGGGAAAGGCACAATCGGCGTGCTTGCCAATGCAGGAATAGAAAATAATTGA
- a CDS encoding metallophosphoesterase family protein, whose amino-acid sequence MKEKSEERTKKFLALGHSEAENHAKTQQELYEKHVKETSSVTNVISEFFKTNLFGFAWHYLKSRFGPRHPYQAYPRNGDTGIYKLQSSVPSREEISIALLSDWASDTAESDKVAHLVSRYAPDYTIHMGDIYFVGTPKEVEENFTAPYASWYYGASGSLALSGNHEMYSNGNAFFQHLLPSMYAQEGEVRKTQQAGFFCLENDFWRVIGIDTGYTSVSRPLLEIVSPPDCHLKKEQIEWLRDVVKLGDPDDKRGLIILSHHPYISAFREEYTRPGAQLRELMGEFERTIVWFWGHDHRLVIYNKDVNGKGPMAFGRCLGHGGLPVEIKMPDNETDLEKIHLYDRRIRLELGRYQLGYNGFVKLRLDKDKAIAEYIDLEDTCVFEEEWTIKNGQLDWKVLKALPELAVR is encoded by the coding sequence ATGAAGGAAAAATCAGAAGAACGGACTAAGAAATTTCTTGCATTAGGACATAGTGAAGCGGAAAATCATGCAAAAACCCAACAGGAACTTTATGAAAAACATGTAAAGGAAACTTCATCCGTTACCAACGTTATTTCTGAATTTTTCAAAACCAATTTATTCGGTTTCGCCTGGCATTATCTTAAAAGTCGCTTCGGTCCGCGACATCCATATCAGGCCTATCCCAGAAATGGCGATACTGGTATTTACAAACTGCAATCTTCTGTTCCGAGCCGGGAAGAAATCAGCATCGCCTTACTTTCTGACTGGGCAAGTGATACAGCTGAATCTGATAAAGTAGCCCATTTGGTTTCTCGTTATGCGCCGGATTACACGATTCATATGGGCGATATTTATTTTGTCGGAACGCCAAAAGAAGTTGAGGAGAATTTTACGGCACCTTATGCATCCTGGTATTATGGCGCGTCGGGAAGTCTGGCGTTGTCAGGAAATCATGAAATGTATTCCAATGGAAATGCTTTTTTTCAACATTTGCTTCCCTCAATGTATGCGCAGGAGGGAGAGGTGAGAAAAACGCAGCAGGCTGGTTTTTTCTGTCTGGAAAATGACTTCTGGCGCGTAATTGGAATTGATACCGGTTATACTTCGGTAAGCCGGCCGTTGCTGGAAATTGTTTCGCCACCTGATTGTCATTTGAAAAAAGAACAGATTGAATGGCTTCGGGATGTGGTGAAACTGGGTGATCCTGATGATAAACGCGGATTAATTATTTTGAGTCATCATCCTTACATTTCAGCATTCCGTGAAGAATATACCAGGCCGGGTGCCCAGCTTAGGGAATTGATGGGAGAATTCGAAAGAACGATTGTCTGGTTTTGGGGCCATGATCATCGTCTGGTTATTTATAACAAAGATGTAAATGGAAAAGGACCTATGGCTTTTGGCCGTTGTCTTGGACATGGAGGTTTGCCCGTGGAAATAAAAATGCCTGACAATGAAACGGATCTTGAAAAAATACATTTGTACGACCGCCGTATCAGACTGGAATTAGGAAGATATCAGCTTGGTTATAACGGATTTGTAAAACTTCGGCTTGATAAAGACAAAGCAATTGCTGAGTATATCGATCTGGAGGATACCTGTGTTTTTGAAGAAGAATGGACAATAAAAAACGGCCAACTCGATTGGAAGGTTTTGAAAGCACTTCCGGAATTGGCCGTTCGTTAA
- a CDS encoding DoxX family protein yields MPSLKLNSIAYQSRSFDFSMLILRLGFGILMMPHGYAKLMGFAEKSDKFMNFMGLSGPASLSLTIFAELICAGLVAIGLFTRLATIPLIIATIVIVFVAHEGDIFDSASSGFFYLLAYTVIFLLGPGKYSLDYTLNKKR; encoded by the coding sequence ATGCCTTCTTTAAAATTAAACAGTATTGCCTACCAAAGCCGCTCGTTTGACTTTTCAATGTTGATCTTACGTTTAGGTTTTGGTATCTTAATGATGCCACACGGTTATGCCAAGTTGATGGGATTTGCCGAAAAATCTGACAAATTCATGAATTTTATGGGTCTGAGCGGACCAGCTTCCTTGTCACTCACCATTTTTGCTGAATTGATTTGCGCCGGACTTGTTGCCATCGGATTATTTACAAGGCTGGCAACAATTCCATTAATCATCGCTACGATTGTCATCGTTTTTGTAGCCCACGAGGGTGACATTTTTGACAGCGCTTCTTCCGGATTCTTTTATCTGTTGGCTTATACAGTCATATTTTTGCTGGGTCCCGGCAAATACAGCCTTGACTACACCCTTAACAAAAAGCGTTAA
- a CDS encoding DUF4198 domain-containing protein, with product MKRTISIFVLLLIAVLGKVSAHALWIQTSTVGKAGQKQAIKIVYSEPNDKPEKIADWYSDVKDFTLWVTGPDKHKVKLPTTEAVDHFTSEFTPEKEGVYTISVSHTAKELGGKTKYQFNASAVVAIGKSVAGNDPALNPNDISVFADASKTYKVNKPFALTGFIKEKPADNLQVAVHSPSGWNREISTNTQGVAEFTPIWPGTYSIEASKSEKEEGEHNGKNYTSVWRCATVLLDVK from the coding sequence ATGAAACGTACCATTTCAATTTTTGTCCTTTTACTAATTGCTGTTCTGGGAAAAGTGTCTGCACACGCTTTATGGATTCAAACCAGTACAGTTGGAAAAGCCGGACAAAAACAGGCAATCAAAATCGTATATTCTGAACCGAACGACAAACCGGAAAAGATAGCAGACTGGTATTCAGATGTTAAAGATTTCACCTTATGGGTTACCGGTCCTGATAAACACAAAGTTAAACTACCAACAACCGAAGCCGTGGATCATTTTACATCAGAATTCACACCAGAAAAAGAGGGTGTTTACACAATCAGCGTGAGCCATACCGCGAAAGAACTTGGAGGTAAAACTAAGTATCAGTTCAATGCCAGTGCAGTTGTTGCCATTGGGAAATCCGTTGCCGGAAATGATCCTGCACTTAACCCGAATGATATCAGTGTTTTTGCAGATGCAAGCAAAACTTATAAAGTCAATAAGCCTTTCGCATTAACAGGTTTTATCAAAGAAAAGCCGGCTGATAACTTGCAGGTAGCCGTTCATTCACCTAGCGGATGGAATAGAGAAATCAGTACCAATACCCAGGGCGTTGCAGAATTCACACCAATCTGGCCTGGAACTTATAGTATTGAAGCATCAAAAAGCGAAAAAGAAGAAGGCGAACATAATGGAAAAAATTACACCTCGGTGTGGCGTTGCGCCACTGTTTTACTTGACGTTAAATAA
- a CDS encoding DinB family protein codes for MKKLLLSAMLLFTAQSLFAQTATTKMIADFERAKTYTKQYLDAMPEDGYAFKPTPEMRSFAQQMDHLADVNYAFISAATGKASPFKESLEKAADQSKTAVTKATLDSYDFIINALKEMKDADLEKDVKVFGKDLKVKTAFEKDFEHQTHHRGQTTVYIRLKGVKPPQEMLF; via the coding sequence ATGAAAAAATTGTTACTTTCTGCTATGCTGTTGTTTACAGCCCAGAGCCTATTTGCTCAAACCGCAACAACCAAAATGATAGCGGACTTCGAAAGAGCAAAAACCTACACCAAACAGTATCTGGATGCGATGCCGGAAGACGGTTATGCGTTTAAACCAACACCGGAAATGCGGTCGTTTGCTCAGCAAATGGATCACCTTGCGGATGTAAATTATGCATTTATTTCAGCAGCGACAGGCAAAGCAAGTCCATTTAAAGAATCATTGGAAAAAGCCGCAGACCAATCCAAAACTGCTGTAACCAAAGCGACACTTGACAGCTATGATTTCATCATCAATGCTTTGAAAGAAATGAAAGATGCTGATCTTGAAAAAGATGTGAAGGTTTTTGGAAAAGATCTTAAAGTGAAAACTGCTTTCGAAAAAGACTTCGAGCACCAGACGCATCACCGTGGACAAACGACTGTTTATATCCGTTTGAAAGGAGTTAAGCCTCCGCAGGAAATGTTGTTCTAA
- a CDS encoding TonB-dependent receptor has translation MKKIYFILCFMILSLCSYAQTGSIKGQITSADGKPAQHVSVGVKGHRLGAISAEDGNFVIQKLKPGTYTVLASYVGLETLEQQVEVIDGQTATVNFTLKETANELQEVVIKDASQYKTNEVSSSLRLMTPIQETPQNIQVVTSKALSDQQVISMSDGLIRNVSGAARLEHWGDMYANITMRGSQIQAFRNGFNVVSSYWGPLTEDMSFVDHIEFVKGPAGFMLANGDPSGLYNVVTKKPTGQTKGEAGFTMGSYGLYRATLDLDGKLSKDGKFLYRLNVAGQNKASFRPYEYNDRYSVAPVISYQIDEKTKLTAEYTMQYAKMSDVGSYYIFAPKGYATLPRDFTTMPPGLEPTKMKDQSLFLNLQHQLNDDWKLTVQAAYFNYAQRGSSMWPSIVNPDGTMIRSVGIWDAKSEMTLAQAFVNGNVTTGPLKHKILGGIDIGNKDYMADWGQTHDLDTTGAEFNPLAPYYGKPVNGYPSFDRTTSLEARAVIAGGNMSQKYTGIYAQDELSFLDNRIRLTLAGRYTYVSMSAWGGAAETAKHFSPRIGLSASIDKQTSIYALYDQAFLPQSGRLRSGSVKPLTGNNTEFGIKKDWAGGSWNTTVAFYRILKNNELTSDPNSPPNSGLSVVLGQKRAQGIEFDLRGTILPGLNLVANYAYTDSKVTKVTEGVTSIAKGDVIPGFSKHVVNSWLSYKIQKGALKGTGFSGGFTYLVDRAMSNWSTTNTKTNLPNYFKLDGGVFWEKDKIRLTLNVFNVLDKYLYSGAYYDYILSYSYQAEAPRNYRLSISYKF, from the coding sequence ATGAAAAAAATTTACTTTATCCTTTGCTTCATGATTCTTTCCCTGTGTTCCTACGCACAAACCGGAAGTATCAAAGGGCAGATTACCTCAGCGGATGGAAAACCTGCCCAGCATGTTTCTGTTGGTGTAAAAGGCCACAGACTTGGTGCAATTTCAGCAGAAGACGGAAATTTCGTTATTCAAAAATTGAAACCGGGCACTTACACAGTTTTGGCAAGTTATGTCGGACTGGAAACTTTGGAACAGCAAGTAGAAGTTATTGACGGACAAACTGCTACGGTTAATTTCACTTTAAAAGAAACGGCCAACGAATTACAGGAAGTTGTCATCAAAGACGCCAGTCAATATAAAACCAATGAAGTTTCTTCAAGTCTTCGTTTGATGACGCCGATCCAGGAAACGCCTCAGAATATTCAGGTTGTCACTTCCAAGGCGCTGTCTGATCAGCAGGTAATCAGCATGAGCGATGGCCTGATCCGTAACGTCAGTGGTGCTGCCAGACTGGAACACTGGGGAGATATGTATGCCAATATTACAATGCGCGGATCTCAGATTCAGGCATTTAGGAATGGATTTAACGTGGTTAGTTCATATTGGGGACCACTTACAGAAGATATGAGTTTCGTTGATCATATTGAATTTGTAAAAGGTCCGGCAGGTTTTATGCTTGCCAATGGTGATCCAAGCGGTTTGTATAATGTTGTGACAAAAAAACCTACGGGACAAACAAAAGGAGAAGCTGGTTTCACGATGGGAAGTTATGGTTTGTACCGTGCCACGCTGGATCTTGACGGAAAATTAAGCAAAGACGGGAAATTCCTGTACCGTCTGAATGTAGCCGGACAAAATAAAGCGTCATTCCGTCCATATGAATACAATGATCGTTACAGCGTAGCACCGGTTATTTCTTACCAGATTGACGAAAAGACAAAACTGACAGCTGAATACACGATGCAGTATGCAAAAATGTCTGATGTTGGATCTTACTATATCTTCGCGCCAAAAGGTTACGCCACTTTACCGCGAGATTTCACGACCATGCCTCCGGGACTGGAACCAACGAAAATGAAGGATCAAAGTCTGTTTTTGAACCTGCAACATCAATTAAATGATGACTGGAAATTGACAGTTCAGGCAGCATACTTTAATTATGCACAACGCGGATCAAGCATGTGGCCATCGATTGTAAATCCGGATGGAACTATGATCCGTTCGGTTGGTATCTGGGATGCAAAAAGTGAAATGACTTTGGCGCAGGCTTTCGTGAATGGAAATGTTACGACTGGCCCTTTGAAACACAAAATTCTTGGTGGAATTGACATAGGAAATAAAGATTACATGGCAGACTGGGGACAAACTCACGACCTTGATACCACAGGAGCAGAATTTAACCCTCTGGCCCCATATTATGGAAAGCCGGTGAATGGTTATCCGTCTTTTGACAGAACAACAAGTCTTGAAGCAAGAGCTGTGATCGCGGGAGGAAATATGAGCCAGAAATATACCGGAATCTATGCGCAGGATGAACTTTCCTTTTTGGATAACAGAATCAGATTGACACTGGCTGGACGTTACACTTACGTAAGCATGTCTGCCTGGGGTGGTGCGGCTGAAACAGCAAAACATTTCTCGCCACGTATCGGTTTGAGTGCTTCCATTGACAAGCAAACATCAATTTATGCACTTTATGACCAGGCATTTTTACCGCAATCCGGTCGTTTGAGAAGCGGCAGCGTAAAACCTTTAACTGGAAATAATACAGAATTTGGTATCAAAAAAGACTGGGCTGGCGGAAGCTGGAATACCACGGTTGCTTTTTACCGGATTTTGAAAAATAACGAATTAACCTCTGATCCGAATAGTCCTCCAAACTCAGGTTTAAGTGTTGTGCTTGGTCAAAAAAGAGCGCAGGGTATTGAGTTCGATTTAAGAGGAACAATTCTTCCGGGATTAAATCTTGTTGCAAATTATGCTTACACAGATTCCAAAGTAACAAAAGTGACCGAGGGCGTGACTTCTATCGCAAAAGGTGACGTAATTCCTGGTTTCTCAAAACATGTAGTAAACAGCTGGCTAAGCTACAAAATCCAGAAAGGTGCACTAAAAGGAACAGGTTTTTCCGGCGGATTTACTTATCTGGTCGACAGAGCAATGTCTAATTGGAGTACAACAAATACCAAAACAAACCTTCCTAATTATTTCAAACTTGACGGAGGCGTTTTCTGGGAAAAGGACAAAATCAGACTTACGCTAAATGTATTCAATGTTCTTGACAAATATCTGTACAGCGGCGCTTACTACGATTATATTTTAAGTTACAGCTACCAGGCAGAAGCACCAAGAAATTACAGATTAAGTATCTCTTACAAGTTTTAA